A window of Dehalococcoidia bacterium contains these coding sequences:
- a CDS encoding acetamidase/formamidase family protein — MKRATKDILYFETGPDNPPTLFVDPGEEFEVVTQMNRGPWIEGHPSQEELEAKLVGGNPSSGAIYINGAGPGQVLIVHVLDIQTEPFGYTRFGGSTGAMPGWMGGTGIGHHQKIVQISDGLIHWSDELKFPVEPMLGVVGVAPARSRWTNAWAGEWGGNFDIQEVTAGASVHIPIQVPGALLHVGDMHARQGDGEICGAGGIETGGTARLRCELAPLPGNMTWPRIENETHIMTTGIAKPAEDAFRIALSEMLLWLETDYGFERGEAYLFLGQVLEARCTQFVNPTFSYVCKVDRKWLPK, encoded by the coding sequence ATGAAGCGCGCCACTAAAGACATCCTCTACTTCGAGACTGGACCGGACAACCCTCCCACGCTGTTCGTCGACCCTGGCGAGGAGTTCGAGGTCGTAACTCAGATGAATCGCGGCCCGTGGATCGAGGGACATCCCAGCCAGGAGGAGTTGGAAGCCAAGCTGGTCGGCGGTAATCCGTCCAGCGGGGCTATCTACATTAACGGCGCCGGACCTGGGCAGGTCTTGATCGTACACGTGCTGGACATCCAGACAGAACCATTCGGATACACACGCTTCGGAGGGAGCACAGGAGCCATGCCCGGCTGGATGGGCGGAACCGGCATAGGGCACCACCAAAAGATCGTGCAGATCAGCGACGGCCTCATACACTGGAGCGACGAGCTGAAGTTTCCAGTCGAGCCTATGCTCGGGGTCGTGGGCGTAGCCCCGGCCCGAAGCCGGTGGACCAACGCCTGGGCCGGTGAGTGGGGCGGCAACTTCGACATCCAGGAGGTCACCGCCGGAGCTTCCGTTCACATCCCAATCCAAGTGCCCGGAGCGTTGCTGCACGTGGGAGACATGCACGCGCGTCAGGGGGACGGCGAGATCTGCGGCGCCGGAGGCATAGAGACCGGCGGCACAGCGAGGCTGCGCTGCGAGCTCGCTCCCCTTCCAGGCAACATGACATGGCCTCGCATCGAGAACGAGACCCACATCATGACGACTGGGATCGCCAAACCCGCAGAAGACGCCTTCAGGATAGCCCTCTCAGAGATGCTGCTGTGGCTGGAGACCGACTACGGCTTCGAACGCGGCGAGGCGTATCTCTTCCTGGGCCAGGTGCTGGAAGCACGCTGCACCCAGTTCGTGAACCCGACCTTCAGCTACGTCTGCAAGGTGGACCGGAAGTGGCTGCCCAAGTAG
- a CDS encoding molybdopterin-dependent oxidoreductase, with product MRSRAPGSLQPRPNSGPAGTRRRARHGTVRRDQLDRCHRKAHLPPAEHPAGQRPAGCRGCDQPCRRTPWPRGQQFCEAVRRQTRALRPRREHQPERGDHRIPEFDIENSQFLLSFGADFLNTWGSPVRYGRGYGKFRQGDRERGTHYHVDSRFSMTAANADKWIPVKPGTEGLLALSIAQVMVREGTGDSAATEALTGGDAEVLSAFAPENVAERIGLSAEKIVDIAHSFAGHPPAIAIGGGSAGAHTNGHASLAAIYSLNFLVGSVEVPGGVLFNPAPPLEGLAGPPASGSLSDWQGIVADMRAGRVNTLMVSGADPFYGLPASVDIYDASYDVPFIASFSSVMDDTTLMSDLVLPQHTGLEDWGTDSPHFGPGYEMVGFQQPVVRPFFENRGPELGTRGFADVLLTVAQTLNLNLDLGGETFKDILEADAQKLYTLGRGSVSAPTFGSFWNGLLQRGGWWDTGARFSGGISRPPELPEYQEAQFEGDGAFEYYLTPFSQIGIGEGQRAHLPWMQATPDPITTATWRTWIEINFRVAEDLDIREGDVVRVSSPRGSIEALAFPHPGVPPDTVSIPLGQGHRGGGRYAKDRGANVFSILAPLTDSDTGAIAWAATKVNLEKTDEWIRVPKFENTVVDFPEDDHQRVVQTTSEDS from the coding sequence GTGCGAAGCCGGGCTCCAGGCTCTCTACAACCCAGACCGAATTCGGGGCCCGCTGGTACGCGCCGGCGAGCGAGGCACGGGACAGTTCGAAGAGATCAGCTGGACCGATGCCATAGGAAGGCTCACCTTCCACCTGCAGAACATCCAGCAGGCCAGAGGCCAGCAGGGTGTCGTGGTTGCGACCAACCCTGTCGGCGGACACCTTGGCCTCGTGGTCAGCAGTTTTGCGAGGCAGTTCGGCGCCAAACACGTGCCCTACGACCCCGTCGAGAACACCAACCTGAACGCGGCGATCACCGCATTCCTGAGTTTGACATTGAGAATTCTCAGTTCCTCCTGTCCTTCGGGGCGGACTTCCTGAACACCTGGGGCTCCCCCGTACGCTACGGACGTGGGTACGGCAAGTTCAGGCAGGGAGACCGCGAGAGGGGCACACACTATCACGTGGATTCCCGCTTCTCGATGACTGCTGCTAACGCAGACAAGTGGATACCCGTAAAGCCGGGAACCGAGGGTCTGCTCGCGCTGAGCATTGCCCAGGTCATGGTACGAGAGGGAACAGGCGACTCGGCTGCCACTGAAGCGCTCACTGGCGGAGATGCCGAGGTATTGTCGGCGTTCGCTCCTGAGAACGTGGCTGAAAGAATCGGCCTATCCGCTGAGAAGATCGTTGATATTGCACACAGCTTCGCGGGGCATCCTCCTGCGATAGCGATTGGCGGCGGCTCAGCCGGCGCTCACACGAATGGTCACGCCAGTCTGGCGGCCATTTACTCACTGAACTTCCTGGTCGGCAGTGTAGAGGTCCCCGGCGGCGTGCTATTCAATCCGGCGCCACCACTCGAGGGACTTGCTGGACCGCCGGCTTCAGGCTCGTTGTCCGACTGGCAAGGCATTGTCGCGGACATGCGCGCGGGCAGAGTAAACACTCTTATGGTCAGTGGGGCGGACCCGTTCTATGGGCTTCCAGCCTCCGTTGACATCTACGATGCTTCATATGACGTGCCGTTCATCGCCAGCTTCAGCAGCGTGATGGACGACACAACACTGATGTCCGACCTGGTGCTTCCACAGCACACAGGCCTCGAAGACTGGGGTACCGACAGCCCCCACTTCGGGCCGGGCTATGAGATGGTCGGATTCCAGCAGCCGGTGGTCAGGCCCTTCTTCGAAAACCGCGGTCCCGAGCTCGGTACTCGCGGCTTCGCAGATGTGCTGCTGACTGTGGCTCAGACGCTTAACCTCAACCTGGACTTGGGCGGAGAGACCTTCAAGGATATTCTCGAGGCCGATGCGCAGAAGCTCTACACCCTGGGACGTGGCTCGGTTAGCGCGCCCACGTTCGGGAGCTTCTGGAACGGACTCCTTCAGCGTGGAGGCTGGTGGGATACTGGCGCACGCTTCTCCGGTGGTATCTCCAGGCCTCCTGAGCTTCCCGAATACCAGGAGGCACAGTTCGAAGGTGACGGAGCATTCGAATATTACCTGACTCCCTTCAGCCAGATCGGCATTGGGGAGGGGCAACGCGCCCACCTGCCGTGGATGCAGGCGACGCCTGATCCCATTACGACAGCAACCTGGCGGACGTGGATTGAGATCAACTTCCGCGTTGCTGAAGACCTCGACATTCGCGAAGGCGACGTAGTCCGGGTGTCTTCGCCGAGGGGCTCCATAGAAGCCCTGGCGTTCCCGCATCCTGGTGTGCCGCCGGACACTGTGTCCATCCCGCTTGGACAGGGACACCGGGGCGGTGGTCGCTATGCCAAGGACAGGGGCGCGAACGTGTTCTCGATTCTTGCGCCGCTGACGGATAGCGATACCGGCGCCATCGCGTGGGCCGCGACCAAGGTCAACTTAGAGAAGACCGATGAGTGGATTCGTGTGCCGAAGTTCGAGAACACGGTAGTTGATTTCCCTGAAGACGATCACCAGCGGGTCGTCCAGACCACCTCAGAAGATAGCTAA
- a CDS encoding siderophore biosynthesis protein SbnG, with translation MRVNNVVTRMRQGEMAFGLNLSFPSTTLIELGGRVGFEFVTFDSEHGPFTVDLLDDLCRIADMAGLTPMARVPDIEHPTILRFLDRGILGITGPHIVDADRARKLAAACRYVPRGERSFGSGRGAYFGDVESLPGYMEHTNDNILVIAQLEDLQVLDNIDEILAVEGIDLYASGAQDIAQSMGLPGQPNHPRVQEFEQQVRDAVHAAGKQMADDVMTSARAANLFMDGARAFMEAQQ, from the coding sequence ATGAGAGTCAACAATGTCGTTACCAGGATGCGCCAGGGGGAGATGGCGTTTGGCCTAAACCTGTCGTTCCCATCCACCACGCTGATAGAACTTGGAGGACGCGTGGGGTTCGAGTTCGTGACCTTCGATAGCGAGCATGGGCCGTTCACGGTCGACCTGCTCGACGACCTCTGTCGAATCGCGGACATGGCAGGCCTGACACCAATGGCACGTGTGCCTGATATCGAACATCCCACCATTTTGAGGTTCCTGGACAGGGGCATTCTCGGCATAACCGGGCCGCACATCGTGGACGCAGACCGGGCACGAAAGCTCGCGGCAGCATGCCGGTACGTGCCGAGGGGCGAGCGCAGTTTCGGGTCTGGTCGTGGCGCCTACTTCGGCGACGTTGAATCCCTTCCGGGATATATGGAGCACACAAACGACAACATCCTGGTTATCGCGCAGTTGGAGGACCTGCAGGTACTCGACAACATAGACGAAATCCTTGCTGTGGAGGGGATAGACCTGTACGCGTCCGGCGCCCAGGACATCGCCCAGTCGATGGGTCTGCCAGGACAGCCGAACCATCCCCGAGTGCAGGAATTCGAGCAGCAGGTGCGTGACGCCGTTCACGCTGCCGGCAAGCAGATGGCGGACGATGTCATGACGTCTGCGCGGGCGGCCAACCTGTTCATGGACGGAGCAAGGGCATTCATGGAGGCTCAACAATGA
- a CDS encoding PQQ-binding-like beta-propeller repeat protein yields MTWRYDAGASITATAAVHNSTVLIGDLGGWVHAVTRDTGERLWRKGRLGEVWGSVSTNEIGVFVADDLGTVTALGLDDGSLLWEYQTGDAIYGGTSVFDGLVYVVSYDSWVYALDTETGEMVWKSELRLGSNSTPAVSHGLVLIGSWDDRVYALDAKSGRLKWNFWTGDDVVSSVTATDDSVYFGSADGYLYAVDASSGTLNWRYRIGNSIESTPEVSQGLVYVGANDGWVYAIDVQTGSLAWKFETENEVQAPVLVHGNTVYVGSHDSNIYAIAAGFQDDYLAPPAEPASNPDFTPLSPEELKQRLTEAFGSQQPVFASVAVFGPDGKTIEEIDGSSLVIEIFENGYYLLTGRSVQQDGWEARYFSVEDYNALAEERGDPGLRRSLGWCCIRTDEGLALIMRADRPLDSATATTAHEAGHALQRLLNPVQNKAPRDSLIGAMREAEAYSFEVALARKIGEYTGVEIARLPTGYRWRAYLDQQRENFKESVNDLTMEHPRGRLIMWLAVLHDPELADLREELERNGFLSADSVYQMFLRFTSLTPSEIEPYIEAITPERLGDSLNYFSGVVNKRAGYVIEFTDLVLNVPILAISP; encoded by the coding sequence GTGACCTGGAGATATGATGCGGGGGCAAGCATCACCGCAACCGCTGCAGTCCACAACAGCACTGTGCTGATTGGGGACCTTGGCGGCTGGGTACACGCTGTTACTAGAGACACCGGGGAACGACTGTGGCGGAAGGGCAGGCTTGGTGAGGTGTGGGGGAGTGTCTCGACGAACGAGATCGGTGTATTTGTTGCAGATGATCTGGGCACTGTCACCGCATTAGGCTTGGACGACGGCTCTTTGCTCTGGGAGTACCAGACCGGGGACGCGATCTATGGCGGCACCAGTGTCTTCGACGGACTTGTCTACGTGGTGTCCTATGACAGTTGGGTCTACGCGTTGGACACAGAAACAGGCGAGATGGTGTGGAAGAGCGAGCTGCGCCTGGGCTCCAACTCTACGCCGGCCGTTTCGCATGGACTCGTACTGATCGGCTCATGGGACGATCGCGTATACGCACTCGACGCTAAATCAGGGCGACTGAAGTGGAACTTCTGGACCGGTGACGATGTTGTATCTTCGGTGACCGCAACCGATGATTCAGTTTACTTCGGCTCGGCCGACGGATATCTGTACGCTGTCGATGCGTCCTCGGGTACGCTGAACTGGCGCTATCGTATTGGAAACAGCATCGAGTCAACCCCGGAAGTGTCTCAGGGCCTTGTATATGTCGGTGCGAACGACGGCTGGGTGTACGCTATTGATGTCCAGACTGGGTCATTGGCCTGGAAGTTTGAGACCGAGAACGAAGTTCAGGCGCCCGTCCTTGTACATGGCAATACGGTTTACGTAGGCTCCCACGATAGTAATATCTACGCGATAGCAGCGGGCTTCCAGGATGACTACCTAGCACCACCTGCCGAGCCTGCGTCGAATCCCGACTTCACACCGTTGTCCCCGGAGGAGTTGAAGCAGCGGTTGACCGAGGCGTTCGGGTCGCAGCAGCCGGTGTTCGCGTCAGTTGCAGTCTTCGGCCCTGACGGCAAAACGATAGAGGAGATCGACGGGTCCAGCCTCGTCATCGAGATCTTTGAGAACGGCTACTACCTGTTGACTGGCAGGTCGGTTCAGCAAGATGGCTGGGAGGCCAGGTACTTCTCCGTGGAAGACTACAACGCTCTTGCGGAGGAAAGAGGAGACCCTGGTCTGAGGCGTTCGCTGGGATGGTGCTGTATCCGTACCGATGAGGGCCTCGCACTGATAATGCGAGCTGACCGCCCTTTGGACTCTGCTACCGCAACCACCGCGCACGAGGCTGGTCACGCACTGCAGAGACTGCTCAACCCAGTCCAGAACAAGGCCCCCAGGGATTCCCTGATCGGGGCAATGAGAGAGGCCGAAGCCTACTCGTTCGAGGTTGCCCTGGCTCGAAAGATAGGGGAATACACCGGCGTGGAGATCGCCCGACTTCCAACAGGCTACAGGTGGAGGGCATACCTAGACCAGCAGAGAGAGAACTTCAAGGAATCGGTCAATGACCTAACCATGGAGCACCCTCGCGGACGCTTGATCATGTGGCTTGCGGTGCTGCATGACCCAGAACTCGCTGATCTCCGTGAAGAACTTGAGCGCAACGGATTCCTTTCGGCGGACTCTGTGTACCAAATGTTCCTGAGGTTCACCAGCCTCACGCCGTCTGAAATCGAACCCTACATCGAGGCCATTACACCCGAAAGACTCGGGGACAGCCTGAATTACTTCAGTGGTGTGGTCAACAAGCGTGCCGGGTATGTAATCGAGTTTACAGACCTCGTCCTCAACGTCCCTATCCTCGCCATCAGCCCGTGA
- a CDS encoding DUF3341 domain-containing protein, giving the protein MLAKSSVLGLFPEGEEDKAADALDALRDKGYTHAEYEIITGTPYPEGTFGEEEPKHTLFRWPLMGAACGFIVGLVLTSGTQLAYPLVTGGKPILSIPPMSIIMYEGTMLGAIIFTVIGVMVESRLPRFFMGAYDERITEGYIGVSVTSDRERALEAEEVLKEIGAEEVKRGWEDSDPPEAPESTEDEQDA; this is encoded by the coding sequence ATGCTTGCAAAGAGTAGCGTTCTTGGCCTGTTTCCCGAGGGAGAAGAGGATAAGGCAGCCGATGCCCTCGACGCGCTCCGTGATAAGGGTTATACCCATGCGGAGTACGAGATAATCACCGGCACGCCATATCCCGAAGGCACATTTGGCGAAGAGGAGCCTAAGCACACGCTGTTCAGATGGCCCCTCATGGGCGCCGCCTGTGGATTTATCGTGGGTCTGGTCCTTACTTCCGGTACACAGCTGGCTTATCCACTCGTTACGGGTGGAAAGCCGATACTCTCGATCCCACCCATGTCCATCATCATGTACGAGGGCACAATGCTTGGCGCGATCATCTTCACGGTGATCGGTGTCATGGTCGAGTCTCGACTCCCCCGCTTCTTCATGGGCGCGTACGATGAGCGCATAACTGAGGGCTACATCGGTGTTTCCGTCACCAGTGACAGGGAGAGGGCCCTCGAAGCAGAGGAAGTGCTCAAGGAAATCGGTGCAGAGGAAGTCAAGAGAGGTTGGGAAGACTCTGATCCTCCTGAAGCTCCTGAATCAACAGAAGACGAACAGGACGCCTAA
- a CDS encoding cytochrome c3 family protein: MIPGDFQIKKPSGKQLFLGAVLGIGGLVTAVVVLLALIWVISAWFGTPVIFGSDEGPEQPIAFPHTTHVQDLGLDCTFCHREVETSAQATIPAVAICMTCHQAVPGSTEMQQAEIKKIKDAHKNNEAIDWVRVHRVPDHVHFVHEAHIRYFSERDGIPASQTCSTCHGDVGSMEKVKQVRTLKMSDCVDCHRDNGAPTDCTTCHY, from the coding sequence TTGATCCCAGGCGATTTTCAGATAAAGAAGCCCTCCGGCAAACAGTTGTTTCTCGGTGCGGTGTTGGGCATTGGCGGACTGGTCACAGCAGTTGTCGTGCTTCTGGCCCTGATTTGGGTTATCTCGGCATGGTTTGGAACACCCGTGATATTCGGATCAGACGAAGGCCCTGAGCAGCCGATAGCGTTCCCGCATACAACGCACGTGCAGGACCTTGGCCTGGACTGCACATTCTGCCACCGAGAGGTGGAGACGTCGGCACAGGCCACGATTCCAGCGGTCGCCATCTGCATGACGTGCCACCAGGCGGTGCCCGGTTCCACCGAAATGCAGCAGGCCGAGATAAAGAAGATAAAAGACGCGCACAAGAACAACGAAGCCATCGACTGGGTTCGGGTACATCGCGTTCCGGACCACGTCCATTTCGTTCACGAGGCGCACATCAGATACTTCTCTGAGCGGGATGGCATTCCCGCCTCGCAGACATGTTCTACCTGCCATGGCGATGTTGGCTCGATGGAAAAGGTAAAGCAGGTACGCACACTGAAGATGAGTGACTGTGTGGACTGCCACCGCGACAATGGCGCGCCAACCGACTGCACAACGTGCCACTACTAG
- a CDS encoding 4Fe-4S dicluster domain-containing protein, which produces MPESWGMIVDLDKCTGCQACVVACQAENNIPINEEEHFNQRRAIQWIRVERYWEGEFPNVRARFIPLFCQHCADAPCEPVCPVYATYHNSEGLNVQIYNRCIGTRFCANGCPYHARFFNFWEPAWPESLKNQLNPDVTVRSRGIMEKCTFCIQRIRRTKRTAEQEIGNASAEAIMGDPVYERSISPACVNACPTETLVFGDLFDMLSAKREGERLPQPKNKAQEIVKRELDEGRGYRILEELGTHPSVIYLQKVDKEAQEASHG; this is translated from the coding sequence ATGCCCGAAAGCTGGGGAATGATAGTCGATCTTGACAAGTGCACAGGCTGCCAGGCCTGTGTGGTAGCTTGCCAGGCGGAAAACAACATTCCCATCAATGAAGAAGAGCATTTCAACCAGAGACGAGCCATCCAGTGGATACGCGTAGAGCGGTACTGGGAAGGCGAGTTCCCTAATGTGAGGGCGCGGTTCATACCGCTATTCTGCCAGCACTGTGCGGATGCTCCATGCGAGCCAGTCTGCCCGGTTTACGCCACCTATCACAATTCAGAAGGTCTGAACGTCCAGATATACAACCGCTGCATCGGCACAAGGTTCTGCGCCAACGGTTGCCCGTACCATGCCAGGTTCTTCAACTTCTGGGAGCCGGCGTGGCCGGAGAGCCTGAAGAACCAGCTCAACCCTGACGTCACGGTTCGCAGCCGAGGCATCATGGAGAAGTGCACGTTCTGCATCCAGAGGATTCGCAGGACGAAGCGCACTGCCGAGCAGGAAATCGGCAACGCATCAGCAGAGGCGATAATGGGCGACCCGGTCTACGAGAGGTCCATAAGCCCTGCCTGCGTCAATGCATGTCCGACCGAGACACTTGTCTTCGGAGACCTGTTCGACATGCTGTCGGCAAAGCGCGAGGGCGAAAGACTGCCCCAGCCAAAGAACAAGGCCCAGGAGATCGTAAAGCGCGAACTCGATGAGGGACGGGGCTACAGAATTCTCGAAGAGTTGGGTACCCATCCTTCAGTGATATACCTGCAAAAGGTTGATAAGGAAGCTCAGGAAGCCTCACATGGCTAG
- the nrfD gene encoding polysulfide reductase NrfD gives MASSAHAAPHEGPHVDPRVAEPPTSPAETTEALVGKFLRVGDNFWRAVAVFGVLTILGIIGVVVRLINGVGDTIIWGYYVAMFSFMITTASAAPMVAIAPRLANGHWRRPLSRAAELWSVVGLLSLLWFIPMLWILPPLSDGRRSLWFFDMSDPNAVPSYTPHIWASAAILGLVVTGLALLWVSSLPDFASIAQRAPKGSRQQRMAKWMARGWQGTSAQWFMVNRRLGILGALYFMMLIFVHFLISVDFLMTLVPGWIDSLYPITHAANALQAAAATMVLTAWVLRTFCGYERYIGIDQIWGLGKLMFALSLLWFWFWFSSFNVLWFGKKPSEQAVIELLTTGPYLYVFMAVFMLCFVIPLWTLVWNPVRKSLWGPPLLAVSVLLGTLLDRVRLYVGAYSVDGIGNPSVDKLHGLELGHLPKAVWPDIFDVFIVVGAIGATILVYLFATRIFPVINIWEQRELQLYDRGHESYHRGHVRIMGKSE, from the coding sequence ATGGCTAGCAGCGCACACGCAGCCCCGCACGAGGGTCCACACGTAGATCCCCGCGTCGCCGAGCCTCCGACTTCTCCGGCGGAGACGACGGAGGCTCTTGTCGGCAAGTTCCTGAGAGTCGGCGATAATTTCTGGAGAGCCGTTGCTGTCTTTGGCGTCCTAACGATATTGGGAATTATCGGCGTCGTCGTAAGGCTCATTAACGGTGTCGGCGATACCATTATCTGGGGCTACTACGTGGCGATGTTCAGCTTCATGATCACGACCGCGTCGGCAGCGCCGATGGTCGCTATCGCCCCGAGACTCGCTAATGGTCACTGGCGCAGGCCTCTTTCCCGCGCTGCTGAGCTTTGGAGCGTTGTCGGACTGCTCAGCCTGCTGTGGTTCATCCCGATGCTGTGGATACTGCCGCCGCTAAGTGACGGCCGCCGTTCGCTCTGGTTCTTCGACATGAGCGATCCCAACGCAGTGCCCTCGTACACACCGCACATCTGGGCGTCGGCGGCGATACTCGGACTGGTAGTGACCGGACTGGCGCTACTATGGGTGTCCAGCCTCCCGGACTTTGCTTCAATTGCGCAGCGTGCGCCTAAAGGCTCGCGTCAACAGCGCATGGCCAAGTGGATGGCCCGCGGATGGCAGGGGACTTCAGCCCAGTGGTTCATGGTGAACCGCAGGCTGGGAATCCTTGGCGCGCTCTACTTCATGATGTTGATCTTCGTCCACTTCCTCATTAGCGTCGACTTCCTGATGACGCTGGTGCCGGGATGGATCGATTCGCTGTATCCGATTACACACGCAGCGAACGCGCTTCAGGCGGCCGCTGCGACCATGGTCCTGACGGCCTGGGTGCTCAGGACTTTCTGCGGATACGAACGCTACATTGGGATCGACCAGATATGGGGACTCGGCAAGCTGATGTTTGCGCTGTCTCTGCTGTGGTTCTGGTTCTGGTTCTCAAGTTTCAACGTGCTCTGGTTCGGCAAGAAGCCGTCTGAGCAGGCCGTCATCGAGCTGCTAACCACGGGCCCGTATCTCTATGTGTTCATGGCAGTGTTCATGCTGTGCTTCGTCATACCTCTGTGGACCCTCGTATGGAATCCGGTACGCAAGAGCTTGTGGGGTCCGCCCCTGCTGGCAGTCAGCGTGCTCCTGGGTACGCTGCTGGACCGGGTCCGGCTGTATGTAGGCGCCTATTCGGTGGACGGAATCGGCAACCCCTCAGTCGATAAGCTACACGGTCTGGAACTCGGCCATCTTCCGAAGGCGGTCTGGCCTGACATCTTTGATGTCTTCATTGTGGTTGGTGCCATCGGCGCCACTATTCTGGTGTACCTGTTTGCCACCAGGATCTTCCCTGTAATCAACATCTGGGAGCAGAGAGAGCTCCAGCTTTACGATAGGGGTCACGAGTCGTATCACCGAGGCCACGTCCGAATCATGGGTAAGAGCGAGTAG
- the nrfD gene encoding polysulfide reductase NrfD, which produces MLEHVHLDQKTINKELLGGVLGTPRWWLPTVIFLLIVVFTGLGAFGYMMNKGLGVTGLNRPVLWGFFLVNFVFWIGISHAGIMISAILRLTQAEWRRPVTRAAEVMTVFSLMAALHTPLFHVGRPWRDFWVFPYDFARGVWPNVRSPFVWDPSAVMTYLIGSSLFVFIALLPDLAIVRDRAKNVWVKRLYAGLCLGWRGTPRQWKMQAIAGILLSALVLPVFVSVHSIVSWDFAVVIGVEAWHSTIFAPYFIIGAIHSGVSAVAMLMALGVWMWKLDNYIRPDHFDAIARLLIVVATTWFFFFFIEWVFALYTLEGPEIAMRELQVFEWPYSGLFLVFLFTAYFIPVPMWMFKSVRRSAFWMLITTILVNVGMWIERFVIIIPGLARRQPLTFDWGTYHPSLVEILIVAETFAFVALGMLLFSKLFPLIPLFDIKEGMTNRREFKIGRRTIPATVRE; this is translated from the coding sequence ATGCTAGAACACGTACACTTAGATCAGAAGACGATCAACAAGGAGTTGCTCGGTGGTGTGCTTGGCACGCCCCGGTGGTGGCTGCCCACGGTGATCTTCCTGTTGATAGTGGTGTTCACTGGACTCGGAGCTTTCGGGTACATGATGAACAAGGGCCTGGGAGTTACAGGACTCAACAGGCCGGTCCTATGGGGCTTCTTCCTGGTCAACTTCGTCTTCTGGATTGGAATCAGCCACGCCGGGATCATGATCTCGGCCATTCTGAGACTAACGCAGGCGGAGTGGCGACGTCCGGTAACTCGTGCGGCGGAAGTGATGACAGTGTTCTCGCTCATGGCCGCACTCCATACGCCTCTGTTCCACGTTGGACGGCCCTGGCGCGACTTCTGGGTGTTCCCCTACGACTTCGCCCGTGGCGTCTGGCCCAACGTGCGGTCGCCGTTCGTCTGGGACCCGAGCGCGGTTATGACCTACCTGATAGGTAGCTCCCTGTTTGTGTTCATAGCGTTGCTGCCCGACCTGGCAATTGTTAGAGACAGGGCCAAGAACGTCTGGGTGAAGCGTTTGTATGCGGGGCTCTGCCTCGGCTGGCGCGGAACTCCCAGGCAGTGGAAGATGCAGGCCATAGCTGGAATCCTGCTATCGGCGCTGGTTCTGCCGGTGTTCGTTTCGGTCCACTCGATCGTGTCATGGGACTTCGCCGTCGTAATCGGTGTAGAAGCATGGCACTCGACTATCTTCGCACCCTATTTCATTATCGGCGCCATCCACTCCGGCGTGTCTGCCGTGGCAATGCTCATGGCGCTCGGCGTATGGATGTGGAAGCTGGACAACTACATCCGGCCTGACCACTTCGATGCGATCGCAAGGTTGCTGATCGTGGTTGCAACCACGTGGTTCTTCTTCTTCTTCATTGAGTGGGTGTTTGCGCTCTACACGCTGGAAGGACCTGAGATCGCAATGCGCGAGCTTCAGGTGTTCGAGTGGCCGTACTCGGGGCTGTTCCTAGTGTTCCTGTTCACGGCTTATTTCATTCCGGTACCGATGTGGATGTTCAAGTCGGTCCGCCGCTCGGCGTTCTGGATGCTCATAACGACGATCCTGGTGAACGTTGGTATGTGGATAGAGCGCTTTGTCATCATCATTCCGGGCCTGGCCCGGCGACAGCCGTTAACATTCGACTGGGGTACATATCACCCGAGCCTTGTCGAGATTCTGATCGTTGCGGAGACATTCGCTTTCGTTGCTCTCGGCATGCTCCTGTTCAGTAAACTATTCCCGCTCATTCCTCTCTTCGATATCAAGGAGGGAATGACGAATCGACGCGAATTCAAGATTGGACGTCGCACTATTCCAGCGACGGTCCGTGAATGA